In Molothrus aeneus isolate 106 chromosome 3, BPBGC_Maene_1.0, whole genome shotgun sequence, a single genomic region encodes these proteins:
- the PNISR gene encoding arginine/serine-rich protein PNISR, whose translation MWDQGGQPWQQWPLNQQQWMQSFQHQQDPSQIDWAALAQAWIAQREASGQQNVVEQQGMMPNGQDISGIESGPNNHNNFQGDPNFNRMWQPEWGMPHQPPHPPPDQQWMTPTPPGQMEIVPPSEDSNSQDSGEFTPDNRHMFNQNNHNFGGPPDNFAMGPVNQFDYQHGAAFGPPQGGFHPPYWQPGPPGPPGPPAPPAPTQNRRERPSFRDRQRSPIAMPVKQEPPQIDAVKRRTLPAWIREGLEKMEREKQKKLEKERMEQQRSQMSKKEKKENEEAEEGDGPRLPQRSKFDSDEEDEDAENTEAVSVGKISRSPSPAPQEEQSEPEMTEEEKEYQMMMLTKMLLTEILLDVTNEEIYYVAKDVHRKATKAPAKQLAQSSALASLTGLGGLGGYGSGDSEDERSDRGSESSDTDDEELRHRIRQKQEAFWRKEREQQLLLEKQLEEEKLQNEKVSKEMSEFTNKEQNSNLASQEAKEIEADMVHEKKRSPNAVAPDVELKKEGKERTGRSGSRSSSSGSSSSNSRSSSSSSTVSSSSYSTSSGSSRSTSRSSSPKRKKRHSRSRTPSHKVRRSRSRSYSHRNRRERSRSREKIRERRRSSRNHSAERGERRRNRSPSRERSWDRRRSGSRSRDRRANRASRSRSRDRRKAEEQRRSPTGNRHKHKSEGKDQERKKEQGGGVDKDKKKNRERDRDQEKRKDKPKKEEKESKAGNHDDSRLKRKRDSERTFSRSDSICVKIIRQDSRQESKKVTTKESKKRSGSESSARSSSESPGSSKEKKSKKSKHIRSCSMEKSQRSGKKASRKHKSKSRSRSTTPLRRKR comes from the exons ATGTGGGATCAAGGTGGACAACCTTGGCAGCAATGGCCTTTGAACCAACAGCAGTGGATGCAGTCATTTCAGCACCAGCAAGATCCAA GCCAGATTGACTGGGCTGCATTAGCTCAAGCATGGATTGCTCAGCGAGAAGCCTCAGGGCAACAGAACGTGGTGGAACAACAAGGAATGATGCCAAACGGACAGGATATTTCAGGAATAGAGTCTGGTCCAAACAACCATAATAATTTTCAGGGGGATCCCAATTTCAACAGAATGTGGCAGCCAG AATGGGGAATGCCTCACCAACCCCCTCACCCACCTCCAGATCAGCAGTGGATGACTCCAACCCCCCCAGGTCAAATGGAAATTGTTCCTCCGTCGGAAGACAGCAACAGTCAGGACAGTGGGGAATTTACTCCTGACAACAGGCATATGTTTAACCAGAACAATCACAACTTTGGGGGACCTCCCGATAACTTTGCAATGGGGCCAGTGAACCAGTTTGACTATCAG CATGGGGCTGCTTTTGGTCCACCTCAAGGTGGATTTCACCCACCTTATTGGCAGCCAGGaccaccagggccaccaggtcctccagcacctcctgcaccTACTCAGAATCGAAGGGAAAGACCCTCATTCAGAGATCGACAGCGTTCACCTATTGCGATGCCTGTGaagcaggagcctccccagATTG ATGCTGTGAAGCGTAGAACTCTGCCTGCCTGGATTCGTGAGGGCCtggaaaagatggaaagagaaaaacagaaaaagttggaaaaagagagaatggAGCAGCAACGTTCACAGATGtctaaaaaagagaaaaaggaaaatgaggaggCTGAAGAAGGGGATGGCCCACGGTTACCTCAGAGAAGTAAATTT GACAGTGATGAGGAAGATGAAGATGCTGAAAACACAGAAGCTGTAAGTGTGGGGAAAATCAGCAGGagtccatccccagctcctcaaGAGGAGCAAAGTGAACCAGAAatgacagaagaagaaaaggagtaTCAAATG ATGATGCTGACAAAAATGCTGCTGACAGAGATTCTCTTAGATGTCACAAATGAAGAAATCTATTATGTGGCCAAAGATGTTCACCGTAAAGCAACTAAAG CTCCTGCAAAACAGCTGGCACAGTCCAGTGCACTGGCTTCCCTCACTGGACTCG GTGGACTGGGTGGTTATGGATCAGGAGACAGTGAAGATGAGAGGAGTGACAGAGGCTCTGAATCATCTGATACTGATGATGAGGAATTACGACACAGAATAAGGCAAAAACAGGAAGCGTTttggagaaaagagagagaacagCAACTACTACTAGAAAAACAGCTAGAAG aagaaaagctacaaaatgaaaaagtttcaaaagAGATGAGTGAATTTACCAACAAAGAACAGAATAGTAACTTAGCATCACAGGAGGCAAAAGAAATTGAAGCAGATATGGTTCATGAAAAGAAGAGATCTCCAAATGCAGTCGCACCTGATGTAGAACTCAAGAAAGAGGGTAAAGAGAGGACAGGAAGGAGTGGGTCAAGAAGCTCTAGCAGtggtagcagcagcagcaatagcaggagcagcagcagtagcagcacaGTATCCAGTTCTTCGTACAGCACTAGCTCAGGTAGCAGTCGCAGCACTTCACGTTCTTCCTCTCCcaaaaggaagaagagacaCAGTCGCAGTAGGACCCCATCACATAAAGTTAGGCGCAGTAGAAGCAGGAGTTACTCCCACAGAAACAGGAGAGAGAGGAGTAGGAGCAGGGAGAAAATAAGGGAAAGGAGAAGATCTAGTAGAAATCACAGTGCTGAAAGGGGGGAGAGGCGGAGAAATCGGAGTCCTTCGAGAGAGAGAAGCTGGGACAGACGTAGAAGCGGCAGCCGCTCAAGAGACCGGCGAGCCAACCGTGCGAGccgcagcaggagcagggacaggcgTAAAGCTGAAGAGCAGCGTAGAAGCCCTACTGGAAATAGGCACAAACATAAAAGTGAGGGTAAAGAtcaagaaaggaagaaggagcaggGTGGAGGTGTagataaagacaaaaaaaagaatagagaaagggaCAGAgatcaggaaaaaagaaaagataagcccaaaaaagaggaaaaagaaagtaaggCTGGCAATCATGATGACAGTagattaaagagaaaaagagacagCGAAAGAACTTTCTCTCGCAGTGATTCAATATGTGTGAAAATAATAAGACAGGATTCCAgacaagaaagcaaaaaagttactaccaaagaaagcaaaaaacgATCAGGCTCTGAATCTAGTGCAAGGAGTAGTTCTGAATCACCAGGAAGCAGTAAAGAAAAGAAGTCTAAGAAATCGAAGCATATTCGGTCATGCTCCATGGAGAAATCTCAAAGGTCTGGTAAGAAGGCAAGCCGCAAACACAAGTCTAAGTCACGATCAAG atcAACAACTCCTCTTCGTCGTAAACGCTGA